GCGGGCGACAAGCTCAAGTCGACGCTCAAGCAACTGATTCGCGAGGGGAACGTGCGGCGCATCATCGTGCGCAACGCGACCGGACGCACGCTGATCGATATGCCACTCAGTGCAGGACTGGCCGGCGCTTTCCTGGCGCCCTTCTGGGCCGCCGTGG
The window above is part of the Gemmatimonas sp. genome. Proteins encoded here:
- a CDS encoding DUF4342 domain-containing protein, which codes for MHFFSIEAAMEQIKVAGDKLKSTLKQLIREGNVRRIIVRNATGRTLIDMPLSAGLAGAFLAPFWAAVAGIVALTKEFTIVVERDPEHQVTKVE